The stretch of DNA TTCCTTGTTGCAAATTAGTCTTTGCGGTTAAGTCAAGGTTTATGAATCATCATCATTCGTCCCGCTTCTTCTTACCAATGGGACCAAATCGGCACTTTTCAGCCATCCAGTGAGCTATTAAATAGATTAAAACATAAATCGGAACCGAGTACCACATGTGCCAACCCTTGGATACATAAAAGCCAAGCAACTTAAAAATTACCTCAGCTACCACACCACTTACAACGCCAAAAAACACACCTTTTAGCCAAGGATTGAGATGGGGTTTGAATTGTAGAAGCAACATAACGAATATTGGGATCAAAGAAATATCCCAAGGAACATAAGCAGGAATGGTCGGTAAGGCTTTACCTGCATAGTACCATAGACCCAATGCCGTTCCCAGAAAGTCCATATAGGAAGCGATTATGATGACCAAACATCCGGCAAATAAAATTCGTCCGAAATTCTGTTTATCACATACCCAGAACCAAACAATCCAAGGAAAAATCGTCAATATGACTGAAATCCAGAAATCCCAATGAAACAGCGTATGATCGATCCAGTAATCAAGCATATCTGCTTGCAGTTGATGAAACCTTTGATAATATCGATCAACAAACTGGACAGCACCTTTGTTAATAATCGGTTCCATCTTATTAACACCTCATCACGCAAAGCCACTATTTGCTATTAGTTTCACTCGTCAATGAATCAGATATACTTCAACCCCCTATAAACATCCCTTAAACAAAGATAGATTCTTACAGACTCAATAGTCATCATTCGACTCGACATGGCAAAATATTTCCTGAGAAATAACGAAACAACCCTCTCTAAACGGTGACTGTTGAATTTTGTTATTTTTAACTTTAATCCTTATGTTAAATTTCGCAAAGAAAGTGCTCCCTGATTAAAGCAAGGAGCACTGTGTTCACTATTCATCCTTTGAATCGATTTCTTCTACTTTTTCAATGATGGTCCGTTTATGTTTATCACCAATTTTATTATTAATGATGTCTCTATTAATCAATTCATTAACAGCATCATGCTCTTCATAATATAGTTGCCTGCGGGCGTCATGTATTTGCTCGGCCTCAATCTCGGGGTAAGCGTCATACAGTCGACTCAGTTCTTCATGGTAGGCATCCAGTTCGTTTTGGTATTGCTCTTTGAGATCATTATAGACATCGCCTGCGACGAATGAAGCCGCCCGCATCTCCTCTAATTTTTCCTTGGCTTTATCAATCCGATGAATATGAGCAATCGCATTATCATAATCTTCGACCCCCTGTGACGGCTTTACGACACGGAGCCATTTAATCAGCGGATCCAATGTTAAGGTTTGAACAACTAAGGAAAAAACGACAACACTAAAGGTTAAAATAATAATTTCATCTTTCATGATAAAATCAGCCGGCAAACTGAGCGCCAAAGCGACAGAAAGACTTCCTCGCAAACCGCCCCAATTCACAACATGCTTCCATTTAAGCGGCACCTTCACAAAGCTTAAGCTTAGATAGACAGCGATACAACGAGTCACAAGCACAATCAAAATAGCACCGACAATTAAAAACCAATCTTGAGAGAAGTTAAAAGAAATTCTGTTAATTTGTAACCCAACCATAAAGAAGATGATGGAGTTAGCAATCAGTGCAATAACGTCCCAGAAGTTTTTAATACTCATTTTAGTTAATGGGGTCATACCCACTTTGGTTCCATAAGAACCGTAAATAATACCGGAAACCGCGACCGCAATCACACCGCTAAGTTGAAAGTGCTCAGCCGTGAAGTAGATACCGAAGAACATAATAAACGAGAAGACAATCTCCAAAGGATAATCATCAAACAATCTTGTTAAATGAGAAAAAACAAACCCAGCTAAAGCACCAATAAGGAAGCCGCCAATCGCAAATTGCAAAAACATTAAGATGCCTTCACCAAGACCAGCCCATCCCATGGCTATGTATTCCAATAAATAGATAGAAGAAATTTTAAATAATACGACGGCAATACCATCGTTAAACAACGACTCTCCTTCTAAGATGGTCGTTAATTTACGATTAACGCCTTTTGTCTGAAAAATAGAAATCACGCTAATCGGATCTGTTGCCGCCATTAAAGCACCGAAAACAAACGCCACCTGTAAGGGCAAATCAAGCACCAAGTACATTAAAGCACCAACAATGATGTAAGACAGGAATGTGCCGCCAAAGGCAAGGAATAGAATCGGCTTGCGGTTATCATTAAGATGTCTAAAAGGCATTTTAATCGTCGCTTCACCTAAAATAACCGGTAAAAAAATCGAAATAATAATGACTTGAAAAACTGAAGAGGTGTTAACAAAATCATAAACTTTTTCCAAAGGCTCGATGTGAACCATTCCTAGAGCGAGTCCGGCAATCACAAGCGCGATCGTATAAGGCAGATCAAAGTATTTAGCGATTGCTGTTACGCCAATAGCCATACTCAGTAGTAGAATAATTTGGATAAAAACTTCGTTAAATGCGTGCATGCCATCATCCTATCCATTGTTGATTCACTAAGATTCATGATTGCCGAAACCGACCTTTCTTATCCTTTTAGCGTTCCAACGGATGAAGTCGTTCCTGCATCATTCTTCTTCCTTCTATATAAACCTGTTGTCATAAGAATAGCGACTAAAATACAGAGCATACCGGCTCCTTGCCAGTA from Tuberibacillus sp. Marseille-P3662 encodes:
- a CDS encoding cation:proton antiporter codes for the protein MHAFNEVFIQIILLLSMAIGVTAIAKYFDLPYTIALVIAGLALGMVHIEPLEKVYDFVNTSSVFQVIIISIFLPVILGEATIKMPFRHLNDNRKPILFLAFGGTFLSYIIVGALMYLVLDLPLQVAFVFGALMAATDPISVISIFQTKGVNRKLTTILEGESLFNDGIAVVLFKISSIYLLEYIAMGWAGLGEGILMFLQFAIGGFLIGALAGFVFSHLTRLFDDYPLEIVFSFIMFFGIYFTAEHFQLSGVIAVAVSGIIYGSYGTKVGMTPLTKMSIKNFWDVIALIANSIIFFMVGLQINRISFNFSQDWFLIVGAILIVLVTRCIAVYLSLSFVKVPLKWKHVVNWGGLRGSLSVALALSLPADFIMKDEIIILTFSVVVFSLVVQTLTLDPLIKWLRVVKPSQGVEDYDNAIAHIHRIDKAKEKLEEMRAASFVAGDVYNDLKEQYQNELDAYHEELSRLYDAYPEIEAEQIHDARRQLYYEEHDAVNELINRDIINNKIGDKHKRTIIEKVEEIDSKDE
- a CDS encoding CBO0543 family protein, yielding MEPIINKGAVQFVDRYYQRFHQLQADMLDYWIDHTLFHWDFWISVILTIFPWIVWFWVCDKQNFGRILFAGCLVIIIASYMDFLGTALGLWYYAGKALPTIPAYVPWDISLIPIFVMLLLQFKPHLNPWLKGVFFGVVSGVVAEVIFKLLGFYVSKGWHMWYSVPIYVLIYLIAHWMAEKCRFGPIGKKKRDE